One window from the genome of Elusimicrobiota bacterium encodes:
- the mfd gene encoding transcription-repair coupling factor has product MKRNVSGLSTGKPYFILENFKPQSILLALVPEEEISDWETNLNSLGQFFGAPSVYAYHSADKFQKLSILKSLSNNKSGIVVASKEIFYEKIIHSKNLHNQILKFELGNTYEFNSLINRLVTAGYSRSEFVEEKGQFSRRGEILDIWSIDAENPVRIIFYNDQVETIKTFDLVTQLSSDVITSCEITPAALQPETLISDYLPKSSEIYFDFLPDNETPKIFAEYSWIINNSLETNKVQEDFKSFAGIRGNFQFFVNELKRIKKEGLKEYIFCSNNGEKERIEDILNEAGWDDDFPQLTITPLTEGFYSKSRKIAFFSSQEILYKKKLISFPKFKEGRRLEGLWEITKGDYVVHEKYGIGRYLGLNKLVRGDQEAEYLFIEYKGGDKLYVPVDDFEVVKKYIGTEGYRPKLFSLDTASWERIKQKAKEGAREFAESLLKLYAERHNAQGFAFTPDTPWEKELADSFPYQETPDQAKAIEDVKIDLKNPYPMERIICGDVGFGKTEVAIRASFKVVQDSKQVAVLVPTTVLAEQHFNTFSRRLEPFPTKVAFLSRFQSKAEQKKIISDLKSGSIDIIIGTHRLLQKDITFKDLGLLIIDEEHRFGVEQKEKIKKFKKNIDVLLMSATPIPRTLSFALSKLRDLSVIETPPYGRLPIETHLGPYDEKIVKKIIEAELSRGGQVFYVHNRVETINSRGEYLKKLVPNIRWGIVHGQMRSHDIEKAMWLFIHKEIDVLISTSIIESGLDIPTVNSMIVEEAENFGLAQLYQLRGRVGREKQKAYCYLFYTPELVTEESSKRLEALMEFSELGSGFRLALRDLEIRGAGNILSAKQHGFVKEIGFEMYGRLIEEASQSLKGEKAVKEEFKTIMDFLIPAHIPQEYVEAEDIRVTFYRKLAASKNKDDIEKIKSDLTDRFGKLPKPVENLFEITEIKFIAEKRRINSIVENDKFINIYFSDKIAISQAKILEIANTFAGKIEFLRGEKKGIKVIKSNIEKPYFAFLKDFLSSL; this is encoded by the coding sequence ATGAAAAGAAATGTTTCAGGACTTTCTACCGGAAAACCTTATTTTATCTTAGAAAACTTTAAACCTCAGAGTATTCTGCTCGCCCTTGTCCCGGAAGAAGAAATAAGCGATTGGGAAACAAACCTTAATTCGCTGGGGCAATTTTTTGGCGCGCCTTCCGTTTATGCTTACCATAGCGCTGATAAATTTCAGAAGTTAAGCATCTTAAAGTCCCTGTCAAACAATAAATCCGGCATCGTTGTAGCTTCCAAAGAAATATTTTACGAAAAAATAATCCATTCTAAAAACCTGCATAACCAGATATTAAAATTTGAATTGGGAAACACCTATGAATTCAACAGCCTAATTAACAGGCTTGTTACTGCCGGCTATTCGCGCTCTGAATTTGTTGAAGAAAAGGGGCAATTTTCCAGGCGCGGAGAAATACTTGATATCTGGTCTATAGACGCTGAAAATCCGGTGCGTATTATTTTTTACAATGACCAGGTTGAAACAATAAAAACTTTTGATCTTGTTACACAGCTTTCAAGCGATGTTATAACTTCTTGCGAGATTACACCTGCCGCATTACAGCCGGAAACTTTAATTTCTGATTACCTTCCTAAAAGCTCTGAAATTTATTTTGATTTTTTGCCTGATAATGAAACACCGAAAATATTTGCTGAGTATTCCTGGATAATTAACAACTCGCTTGAAACAAACAAGGTTCAGGAAGATTTTAAATCGTTTGCTGGAATAAGGGGTAATTTCCAATTTTTTGTAAATGAACTTAAACGAATAAAAAAAGAAGGCCTGAAAGAATATATCTTTTGCTCAAATAACGGTGAAAAAGAAAGAATAGAAGATATTCTTAACGAGGCGGGATGGGATGATGATTTTCCTCAGTTGACTATAACTCCTTTAACCGAAGGATTTTATTCAAAAAGCAGAAAAATTGCTTTCTTTTCCAGCCAGGAAATACTTTACAAGAAAAAACTGATAAGCTTTCCGAAATTTAAGGAAGGACGCCGTCTTGAAGGCCTGTGGGAAATAACCAAAGGGGACTACGTAGTACACGAAAAATACGGAATAGGCCGTTATCTTGGATTAAATAAATTAGTAAGGGGAGATCAGGAAGCAGAATACCTTTTCATCGAATATAAGGGCGGGGACAAGCTTTACGTGCCCGTTGACGATTTTGAGGTAGTAAAAAAATATATCGGCACTGAAGGATATAGGCCGAAACTTTTTTCGCTGGATACTGCTTCCTGGGAAAGGATAAAACAGAAAGCCAAAGAAGGGGCCCGCGAATTTGCAGAAAGCTTGCTAAAACTCTACGCTGAAAGGCATAACGCTCAAGGATTTGCCTTTACACCCGATACTCCTTGGGAAAAAGAGCTCGCCGACAGCTTTCCGTATCAGGAAACTCCTGACCAGGCAAAAGCAATTGAAGATGTAAAAATTGACTTAAAAAATCCTTATCCTATGGAAAGGATAATCTGCGGGGACGTCGGTTTTGGAAAAACTGAAGTTGCTATCCGCGCTTCCTTTAAAGTTGTCCAGGATTCAAAACAGGTGGCTGTGCTAGTTCCTACAACAGTGCTAGCCGAACAGCATTTTAACACTTTTTCAAGAAGGCTTGAGCCATTTCCTACAAAAGTCGCTTTTTTAAGCCGTTTTCAATCTAAAGCAGAACAGAAAAAAATAATTTCCGATCTTAAAAGCGGCAGTATTGACATTATTATAGGCACTCACCGGCTTTTACAAAAAGATATTACATTTAAAGATCTTGGGCTTTTAATTATTGACGAGGAACACAGATTCGGCGTTGAACAGAAAGAAAAAATTAAAAAATTCAAAAAAAATATTGATGTGCTGCTGATGTCGGCTACCCCCATACCGCGAACGTTATCTTTTGCGCTTTCTAAATTAAGGGATTTATCCGTCATTGAAACTCCGCCGTACGGCAGGCTTCCCATAGAGACACATTTAGGCCCCTATGACGAAAAAATAGTCAAAAAGATTATTGAGGCCGAGCTTTCTCGGGGCGGGCAGGTATTTTATGTCCACAACAGGGTTGAAACAATAAATTCAAGAGGCGAATACCTTAAAAAACTTGTCCCGAATATCCGCTGGGGAATTGTCCACGGGCAGATGCGCTCCCATGATATAGAAAAAGCAATGTGGCTTTTCATACATAAAGAAATAGATGTTTTAATTTCCACTTCAATAATTGAATCGGGTTTGGATATACCGACAGTTAATTCAATGATAGTAGAAGAGGCTGAGAATTTCGGCCTGGCTCAATTGTACCAGCTTAGAGGAAGGGTCGGAAGGGAAAAACAAAAAGCTTATTGTTATCTTTTTTATACTCCCGAACTTGTTACGGAGGAATCTTCTAAGCGGCTTGAAGCACTTATGGAATTTTCGGAACTTGGCTCTGGATTCAGACTTGCGCTTCGTGACCTTGAAATAAGGGGCGCGGGAAATATTTTAAGCGCAAAACAGCATGGGTTCGTGAAAGAAATCGGTTTTGAGATGTATGGCCGTTTAATTGAAGAAGCTAGCCAGAGTCTGAAAGGGGAAAAAGCAGTTAAAGAAGAATTTAAAACAATTATGGATTTTCTTATTCCAGCCCACATTCCCCAAGAATATGTTGAAGCGGAAGATATAAGGGTAACATTCTATAGAAAACTTGCGGCATCAAAAAATAAAGATGATATTGAAAAAATTAAGTCTGATTTAACCGACCGTTTTGGAAAACTTCCTAAACCCGTTGAAAATCTGTTTGAAATTACCGAAATAAAATTTATAGCCGAAAAAAGGAGAATTAACAGTATTGTTGAAAATGACAAGTTTATAAATATCTATTTTTCAGATAAAATTGCTATTTCTCAGGCAAAAATACTTGAAATAGCAAATACATTTGCGGGCAAAATAGAATTTTTGCGCGGTGAAAAAAAGGGAATAAAAGTAATCAAATCAAATATAGAAAAACCTTATTTTGCCTTCCTTAAAGACTTCTTATCTTCCCTTTAA
- a CDS encoding glycosyl hydrolase produces MIELFLGVRPANDVYSSMAVFMKKILAVLFIFISLLFCASLSFCATISVGNGSYTDTLPGGEPAPPTEIHKTSNITGSIPTNDWWTSAISSTFSYRLYAYPNVYKCEPNGLLIGYPDILETADVSYYGTEADAPFRQQLLLTTKNGFSSNDVKVDAYSDWTVTTRWEDPGDINNNFKATIGQGLPFAYFDFSLNISTAQISFPIDWAQGQFDIYGISGSTTPFGWDTLISTDCITVRFLHYVSGKTKYFGIYAPSGTSFKLTNSGHTLEIYFPATDRFLSVAPLTALSDLAFFYNYAYAFVTGSQIDWSFNETNQKLTTNYNITTSSKRLGQTNSVLALFPHQWKNSTNSYLSQTFPTLRGLMKLKIGSSFSTTQDFNGILPMLPDKGDYNKTTLQTLLNNDKNLSLGSTGTYYHGKELWRMASLLPIADQLGDTASKTTIINKLKNDLTSWFTYSTGETYGYFYHDSLWGTMIGYDAEPEFHTEKLNDHHFHYGYFIYASALLAMYDSDFKNNYGGMVEHLIRDIASPNRSDSMYPFLRNFSPYEGHSWADGMAQNVDGNNLESSSEAMNAWAGIYLWGQATDNATYKNLGIYLYTTEYAAIKEYFFDIDQQTYGAGYTHDTVGRVFGGKADYNTWFGSDPEYIHGIQFMPETPSSLYLGYNPAYCQTNYNHMVTQNGGTETIWQDVLWQYQSFYDPASAISKYDVTPSPDLTSSPKTYLYYFIHNLNILGRVDTSAYTRAGTSAVFNNVGTKTYVCFNSSNTYQNIIFYNRSDDSYIGQMEVAPYQVRASSDIVPPSEVSNASLTSNLSLTLSWTNPSSDYASTVILRSTVSYPSTHRDGTEVYNNSGTAFIDSDVSLGITYYYKIFVRDPSNNFSLTGVTLSGIPVDLTAPATVTDLLADTGNNPGEINLSWSMPGENGWSGTLPSGSQFKIQRSILQGVTWSTSSAQITISTSGISPYTNVSYTLTGLFYGTTYYLKIWHADELQNWSLVSNTATTWAQTANISLNDISASLSGVREGVMSWADFDKDGDLDLAVCGNYTTKIYRNDLGTFTDINAGLPGVFMGSLDWGDFDNDGDPDLAVCGYTGSTVISKIYRNDSGTFVDIGAPLVGVYSGSIKWADIDNDNDLDLALCGWDSAGNTTYSKIYRNDGGTFVEIPAGLPGVCWASLAWGDYNKDGYADLAITGTIPNPYQYISKIFRNNGNGTFTDINAALTGVEFGATAWGDYDNDTYPDIAISGMINGTTKNSVTKIYHNNGDNTFTDINAGLIGGLYSSLDWGDFDKDGQIDLAFCGWNYSTTRLTKIYKNDLGNFYEVPYALPGVDEGSIECGDYDNDGDLDIALCGNTGSSIIAKIFRNDQTSGGKKMASSPETPESPVKNLPSPETQSPDTIAPGTVDTLSAFSGINSGEILLQWNSPGDDGFTNVLQTGSQARIEYSTFTQVDWSTSSAQIEFSTSGVIPLSLVSYSITGLNSGTTYFLSLWYCDESSNWSNISNMVSGKPQRDLIAPASVGNLSANSGINKGEIN; encoded by the coding sequence TTGATAGAATTATTCTTGGGGGTGAGGCCTGCTAACGATGTTTATTCATCCATGGCCGTATTCATGAAGAAAATACTTGCCGTTCTCTTTATTTTTATTAGTCTTCTTTTCTGCGCCAGCCTTTCTTTTTGCGCCACAATAAGTGTCGGAAACGGCAGTTATACAGACACCTTGCCGGGCGGCGAGCCGGCCCCTCCGACCGAAATCCACAAAACATCAAACATAACCGGGTCAATTCCCACCAATGATTGGTGGACTTCCGCTATTTCATCCACTTTTTCTTACAGGCTGTACGCTTACCCTAACGTTTACAAATGCGAACCGAACGGGCTTCTTATAGGTTATCCTGATATACTGGAAACAGCTGATGTTTCATATTACGGAACTGAAGCTGACGCCCCTTTCAGGCAGCAGCTTCTTTTAACTACAAAAAACGGTTTCAGTTCCAATGACGTAAAAGTGGATGCTTACAGCGATTGGACCGTTACGACAAGATGGGAAGATCCGGGAGATATTAACAATAATTTCAAAGCAACAATAGGACAGGGCCTTCCTTTCGCATATTTCGACTTTTCTCTTAATATTTCAACAGCGCAGATTTCTTTTCCTATAGACTGGGCGCAGGGACAATTTGATATCTACGGAATTTCAGGAAGTACTACACCGTTTGGATGGGACACACTAATAAGCACGGATTGCATAACCGTAAGATTTCTTCATTATGTTTCAGGTAAAACCAAATATTTTGGTATATATGCCCCGTCAGGAACTTCTTTTAAACTTACCAATAGCGGGCACACTTTAGAAATATATTTTCCTGCTACTGACCGCTTTTTATCTGTTGCCCCGCTAACGGCTCTTTCCGACCTGGCATTTTTTTATAACTATGCCTACGCATTTGTAACCGGTTCCCAAATTGACTGGTCATTCAATGAAACAAACCAAAAGCTAACTACAAACTATAATATAACCACTTCTTCTAAAAGGCTGGGGCAAACAAATTCTGTTCTTGCTCTTTTTCCTCACCAGTGGAAAAATTCAACTAACAGTTATTTAAGCCAGACATTTCCGACTTTGCGCGGTTTAATGAAACTAAAAATCGGGAGTTCTTTTTCAACAACTCAGGATTTTAACGGAATTCTGCCCATGCTTCCCGATAAGGGTGACTATAACAAAACAACTTTGCAGACTTTGCTTAATAACGATAAGAATTTATCTTTAGGAAGCACGGGAACTTACTATCACGGCAAAGAGCTTTGGAGAATGGCATCTCTTCTTCCGATTGCAGACCAATTAGGGGATACTGCTTCCAAAACAACGATAATAAATAAACTCAAAAATGACCTGACCAGCTGGTTTACCTACAGTACCGGAGAAACTTACGGTTATTTTTATCACGATAGTCTTTGGGGTACGATGATAGGTTATGATGCCGAGCCGGAATTTCATACCGAAAAACTAAACGATCATCATTTCCATTACGGATATTTTATTTATGCAAGCGCTCTGCTCGCTATGTATGACAGCGATTTTAAAAATAATTACGGCGGAATGGTTGAGCATCTTATCAGAGATATAGCTTCTCCTAACAGATCGGACTCAATGTATCCTTTTTTAAGGAACTTCAGCCCTTATGAGGGACATAGCTGGGCTGACGGAATGGCTCAAAATGTGGACGGCAATAACCTTGAATCTTCATCGGAAGCAATGAATGCCTGGGCAGGAATATATTTATGGGGCCAGGCAACCGACAATGCCACTTATAAAAATCTCGGCATATATTTATATACAACGGAATATGCAGCAATAAAAGAGTATTTCTTTGATATTGATCAACAAACCTACGGAGCCGGCTACACTCACGATACGGTAGGAAGAGTTTTTGGGGGAAAAGCCGATTACAATACCTGGTTCGGTTCCGATCCGGAATATATTCACGGAATTCAGTTTATGCCCGAAACTCCTTCAAGCTTGTACCTTGGCTACAATCCGGCATATTGCCAGACAAATTATAATCACATGGTAACGCAAAACGGCGGCACGGAAACAATCTGGCAGGATGTTTTGTGGCAATACCAGTCTTTTTATGATCCGGCTTCCGCAATATCAAAATATGATGTAACACCCAGCCCCGATTTAACTAGCAGCCCAAAAACTTACCTTTATTATTTTATTCACAATCTCAATATTTTGGGAAGAGTTGATACCAGCGCATACACAAGAGCCGGCACCTCTGCAGTATTCAATAACGTCGGCACCAAAACATATGTATGTTTCAACAGTTCAAATACTTACCAAAACATAATTTTTTATAACCGTTCCGATGATTCTTACATCGGACAGATGGAAGTTGCCCCTTATCAAGTTAGGGCAAGCTCAGATATTGTTCCTCCTTCAGAAGTTAGTAATGCTTCGTTAACTTCAAACTTGTCATTAACGCTTTCATGGACAAACCCGTCCTCAGATTATGCGAGTACCGTTATACTTAGAAGCACTGTCTCTTATCCTTCAACGCACAGGGACGGAACTGAAGTTTACAACAATTCGGGGACGGCATTTATTGATTCAGATGTTTCTTTGGGTATAACTTATTATTATAAAATTTTTGTCCGTGATCCGAGCAATAACTTTTCTTTAACGGGCGTAACACTTTCGGGTATCCCTGTTGATTTGACTGCGCCGGCAACAGTTACTGACCTTTTGGCTGATACCGGAAATAATCCGGGGGAAATAAATTTAAGCTGGAGCATGCCGGGGGAAAACGGCTGGTCGGGAACTCTTCCTTCAGGTTCACAGTTTAAAATACAGCGTTCCATTTTGCAGGGAGTGACTTGGTCTACATCTTCAGCACAGATAACCATTTCCACGTCCGGAATCAGCCCGTATACAAACGTATCTTATACTCTCACCGGATTATTTTACGGAACAACTTATTATTTGAAAATCTGGCACGCTGACGAGCTGCAGAACTGGTCTTTAGTGTCAAACACGGCTACGACATGGGCTCAAACAGCAAATATCTCGCTAAACGATATTTCCGCTAGTCTTTCGGGCGTAAGGGAAGGTGTAATGTCTTGGGCAGATTTTGATAAAGACGGAGATCTGGACCTTGCCGTCTGCGGAAATTACACAACTAAAATTTACCGAAATGATTTGGGAACTTTTACTGATATAAATGCCGGGCTTCCGGGCGTATTTATGGGATCTCTTGACTGGGGAGACTTTGATAATGACGGCGATCCTGATCTTGCGGTATGCGGTTATACCGGTTCAACAGTTATTTCCAAAATATACAGGAATGATTCAGGGACTTTTGTTGATATCGGGGCGCCGTTGGTTGGAGTTTATTCGGGTTCAATAAAATGGGCTGATATTGATAATGACAACGATTTGGATCTGGCTTTATGCGGATGGGATTCTGCAGGAAATACTACCTATTCAAAAATTTATCGTAATGACGGCGGAACATTTGTGGAAATACCTGCTGGGCTTCCGGGTGTTTGCTGGGCATCTTTGGCGTGGGGAGACTACAACAAGGACGGCTATGCTGACTTGGCTATAACCGGCACTATTCCAAACCCTTACCAATACATATCCAAAATTTTCAGAAATAACGGAAACGGAACTTTCACTGACATAAATGCCGCCCTTACTGGTGTTGAGTTCGGTGCTACAGCGTGGGGAGACTACGATAACGATACTTATCCTGATATTGCGATTTCAGGAATGATTAATGGAACTACAAAAAACAGCGTCACGAAAATCTATCATAATAACGGCGACAATACTTTCACTGACATAAATGCCGGGCTTATCGGAGGACTATACTCATCTCTAGATTGGGGAGATTTTGATAAAGACGGCCAGATTGATTTGGCTTTCTGCGGTTGGAATTATTCCACAACCAGGTTGACCAAAATATATAAAAATGATCTAGGCAATTTTTACGAAGTTCCTTATGCCCTGCCGGGAGTGGATGAAGGTTCAATAGAGTGTGGAGATTATGACAATGACGGTGATTTGGACATCGCGCTTTGCGGAAATACCGGTTCAAGCATTATCGCAAAAATATTCAGAAACGATCAGACATCAGGCGGGAAGAAAATGGCTTCTTCTCCTGAAACTCCGGAAAGCCCCGTTAAGAATCTTCCTTCACCTGAAACTCAATCTCCGGACACAATAGCACCGGGCACGGTTGATACTTTATCCGCTTTTTCCGGAATTAATTCGGGGGAAATATTACTTCAATGGAATTCACCCGGAGATGACGGTTTCACAAATGTTTTACAGACGGGATCTCAGGCAAGAATAGAATATTCAACATTTACACAGGTTGATTGGTCAACAAGCTCAGCGCAAATAGAATTTTCAACTTCAGGGGTCATTCCTTTAAGTTTGGTTTCATATTCTATAACCGGATTAAACAGCGGGACAACATATTTTCTTTCATTGTGGTATTGCGATGAATCTTCCAATTGGTCAAACATTTCAAATATGGTTTCCGGCAAACCGCAGCGCGATTTAATTGCTCCGGCATCAGTTGGAAATTTGTCAGCCAATTCAGGAATAAATAAAGGTGAAATAAAT